The Spartobacteria bacterium genome contains a region encoding:
- a CDS encoding response regulator has product MELPGDAMKNFPVNKEVMSTDKSADGALYYATHKLHPSLFEVFFARSASGVAVAELLTDKLDTPQDIAFIATNRAFEVHTGLEAKTLPGRRVTQVLPEIPLHLFLDACLSVVVQKEHVILDRWVEVLKRHLHIQLYPHGETNQFVAVVQDVTGPKQRDSDLAATRTLLDGTLDAISDIIIIYSPGGDVISLNTAGKEHLELREKQKELRENIGPLAVNRCEGCPFIRALNEKTLVTAEVYDEWVNQYYECRANPIFDAAGEVQSVIVQKRDIGEQKQREFSLQEAKDRAEKADRLKSYFLSNISHELRTPLNAVIGLSQLMLETDLDEEQTDSLSLIEDSGSILLKIVNSVLTYTEIEDRRIRISPRPVDLKETVQKLIAVLKSRAERKDLLVRFDWDDAIPQYVQTDDFRLQQILVQIGENAIKFTSEGSIHFNVQLKERQDDQVIVCFTIRDTGIGIDPANREDIFAPFVQQDGSYTRRYNGLGIGLTLAKELAVVMGGNVECVSSTQNGSEFLITLPFTLSDIPSLGEPQTAVSPRASRHHTISPKPKLPERNNSLRVLVVEDNVLNRLYFTKLLASKNVDADVVADGYAALEHLKKNAVDILVVDLQMPGMDGFELVEKIRGGAISSEHQRVPVIAVSAYVNDDIHARCAQAGINEFIAKPVNGDRLISTINKLLPTK; this is encoded by the coding sequence ACTATGCGACCCACAAACTGCATCCATCCCTGTTTGAAGTGTTTTTTGCACGATCAGCCTCGGGCGTGGCAGTGGCAGAACTGCTGACCGACAAGCTGGACACCCCGCAAGACATCGCATTTATTGCGACAAACAGGGCTTTCGAGGTGCATACCGGACTGGAAGCGAAGACGTTGCCGGGGCGCCGGGTGACACAGGTTCTTCCTGAAATTCCGCTCCATCTCTTCCTTGATGCATGCCTCTCTGTCGTGGTGCAGAAGGAACATGTGATTCTGGATCGCTGGGTCGAAGTGCTGAAAAGACACCTGCACATCCAGTTGTACCCCCATGGTGAAACCAATCAGTTCGTCGCCGTCGTGCAGGATGTCACCGGCCCGAAACAGCGCGATTCAGACTTGGCTGCCACGCGTACACTGCTGGATGGAACGCTTGATGCCATATCCGATATCATTATCATCTATTCGCCCGGTGGCGACGTGATTAGTTTAAATACCGCAGGAAAAGAACATCTCGAATTGAGAGAGAAGCAAAAAGAACTCCGCGAAAACATCGGCCCTCTGGCGGTCAACCGCTGCGAAGGATGCCCTTTTATCCGGGCATTAAACGAAAAGACGCTTGTTACCGCGGAGGTCTACGATGAGTGGGTTAACCAGTACTACGAGTGCCGCGCGAATCCAATATTTGATGCAGCAGGTGAGGTGCAGTCTGTGATAGTCCAAAAGCGGGATATCGGCGAACAGAAGCAACGGGAATTCAGTTTGCAAGAAGCAAAAGACCGCGCGGAAAAAGCAGACCGCCTCAAATCCTATTTCCTGTCGAACATCAGCCACGAACTGCGCACACCGCTTAACGCAGTGATCGGCTTGAGCCAGCTGATGCTGGAAACGGATCTGGATGAAGAGCAGACCGATAGTTTGTCACTGATTGAAGACAGCGGGTCCATTTTGCTCAAAATTGTCAACAGCGTCCTCACCTATACAGAGATCGAAGACCGGCGCATCCGCATTTCCCCCCGCCCCGTGGATTTGAAAGAAACAGTGCAAAAACTGATCGCTGTACTAAAAAGCCGCGCCGAACGCAAAGATCTGCTGGTGCGCTTTGACTGGGATGACGCCATTCCCCAGTACGTACAAACCGATGATTTCCGACTGCAGCAGATTCTCGTTCAGATCGGTGAAAACGCCATTAAGTTCACTTCAGAAGGTTCGATTCATTTCAATGTACAGCTAAAAGAACGCCAGGATGATCAGGTCATTGTTTGTTTTACAATCAGAGATACCGGCATTGGTATTGATCCCGCCAATCGTGAAGACATCTTTGCCCCTTTCGTGCAGCAGGATGGATCCTACACCCGTCGCTACAATGGATTGGGAATCGGATTGACGCTGGCCAAGGAATTGGCTGTCGTCATGGGCGGCAACGTCGAATGTGTCAGTTCTACACAGAATGGTTCAGAATTTCTTATCACACTGCCCTTCACACTCTCGGATATCCCGTCCCTCGGTGAACCGCAAACCGCAGTGTCCCCTCGTGCATCCCGCCACCACACGATATCCCCCAAACCGAAATTGCCGGAGAGAAACAATTCGCTGCGGGTTCTCGTCGTCGAAGACAATGTCCTGAATCGGTTGTATTTCACCAAATTACTGGCCTCCAAAAACGTCGATGCCGATGTCGTAGCTGATGGCTATGCAGCACTGGAACACCTCAAAAAAAATGCAGTGGATATCCTCGTTGTCGACCTGCAGATGCCCGGCATGGATGGATTTGAACTGGTAGAAAAAATACGTGGCGGGGCCATCTCCTCCGAACACCAGCGAGTCCCGGTCATTGCCGTAAGTGCCTATGTCAACGACGACATCCATGCTCGATGTGCACAGGCCGGTATCAATGAATTCATTGCAAAACCCGTCAATGGCGACCGCCTTATAAGTACGATCAACAAGTTACTGCCAACGAAATGA